Proteins co-encoded in one Brassica rapa cultivar Chiifu-401-42 chromosome A02, CAAS_Brap_v3.01, whole genome shotgun sequence genomic window:
- the LOC103852447 gene encoding protein BASIC PENTACYSTEINE3, whose translation MDEDGLSNRNWGYYDQSQFRPSLGFQLIPSIVDRNDKQFLFPQNPNFITTNNGYCGGGSSSSNVMSFPRDYTASDAPFMSYSWLNQHRDSKFFNNLPNNPSNHHTLLDPRAQPMQLLQIPKPEAGEVDESLKRRQCGGGQRADPKAKKERKLRDNIVPRMQRERSPLRKSIEMVINGVTIDIGCLPVPVCSCTGLSQQCYRWGCGGWQSACCTTNVSMYPLPMNTKKRGARIAGRKMSQGAFKKVLEKLSADGFDFSSPIDLKSHWAKHGTNKFVTIR comes from the coding sequence ATGGATGAAGATGGGTTGAGCAACCGGAACTGGGGTTATTACGACCAGTCTCAGTTCAGACCAAGTTTAGGTTTTCAACTAATACCAAGTATTGTTGACCGTAACGATAAGCAGTTTCTCTTCCCTCAGAACCCAAACTTCATAACCACCAATAATGGCTACTGTGGTGGTGGTAGTAGCAGCAGCAATGTCATGTCGTTTCCTCGCGATTACACTGCCTCTGATGCACCGTTCATGAGCTACAGCTGGTTAAACCAGCACAGAGATAGCAAGTTCTTTAACAACTTACCTAATAACCCTTCAAACCATCACACCCTTCTAGATCCCAGGGCTCAGCCAATGCAGCTTCTGCAGATTCCTAAACCCGAGGCGGGCGAGGTCGATGAGTCTCTTAAGAGAAGGCAATGCGGTGGTGGTCAGAGAGCTGATCCCAAGGCAAAGAAAGAGAGGAAGCTGAGGGACAATATTGTTCCGAGAATGCAAAGGGAGAGAAGTCCTTTGAGGAAGAGCATAGAGATGGTGATAAATGGTGTTACAATAGATATTGGTTGTTTACCGGTTCCGGTTTGCTCGTGTACCGGGTTGTCTCAACAGTGTTACAGGTGGGGTTGTGGGGGATGGCAGTCTGCTTGCTGTACGACCAATGTGTCCATGTACCCTTTGCCAATGAACACCAAAAAGCGCGGTGCTCGAATCGCCGGAAGGAAAATGAGCCAAGGTGCATTTAAGAAAGTTCTTGAGAAACTCTCTGCTGATGGTTTTGATTTCTCAAGCCCTATTGATTTGAAGTCTCATTGGGCAAAACATGGAACCAACAAGTTTGTCACCATCAGATAG